A window of the Hypomesus transpacificus isolate Combined female chromosome 22, fHypTra1, whole genome shotgun sequence genome harbors these coding sequences:
- the LOC124484397 gene encoding mucin-5AC-like, which produces TTEAPTTTTAASITTTASPTTTTAAPTTTTAAPTTTTAAPTTTTASPTTTTAAPTTTTAAPTTTTEAPTTTTAAPATTTASPTTTPAAPTTTTAAPTTTIAAPTTITGALTTTTGFPTTTIAAPTSTTYSLTTTTAAPTTTTAAPTTTTEAPTTTTAAPTTTTAPTTTTAAATTTTETPTAPTSSPTTNTAAPTTTTAVPTTTTASPTTTTASPTTTTAAPTTTTPAPTTTTDAPTTLPLQLQQAAPTSTTDAPTTTTAAPTTTTAAPTTTTASPITTAAPYTTTTAAPTTITAAPTTTTDAPTTTTAAPTTTTAAPTTTPAAPTTTTAAPTTTTAAPTTTTEAPTTTSTAPTTTTASPTTTTAAPTTTTAAPITTTAAPTTNTASPTTTTAAPTTTKAAPTTTTAAPTTTTAAPTTITAASTTTTAATTTTTAAPTTTTAAPTTTKAAPNTTSAPPTTTTKTPTTTTAASTTTTASPTTTTAAPTTTTAAPTTTTAAPTTTTGAPTTTTAAPTTTAASPTTTTAAPTTTTAHYQINHH; this is translated from the exons acaacagaggctcctacaacaaccacagctgcatctaTAACTAcgacagcttctcccactacaaccacggctgcccctacaactaccacagctgctcccactacaaccacagccgcccctacaaccacaacagcttctcccactacaaccacagctgctcccactacaaccacagctgcccccacaactacaacagaggctcctacaacaaccacagctgcacctgcaactacaacagcttctcccactacaaccccagctgcccctacaactaccacagctgctccaacaacaaccatagctgctcccactacaatcacaggtgctctcactacaaccacaggttTTCCCACTACTACCATTGCTGCTCCCACTTCAACCACATattctctcactacaaccacagctgctcccactacaaccacagctgccccaacaactaccacagaggctccaacaacaaccacagctgcacctacaactacaactgctcccactacaaccacagctgccgctACAACCACCACGGAGACTCCAACAGCTCCAAcatcttctcccactacaaacacagctgctcccactacaaccacagctgttcccactacaaccacagcttctcccactacaaccactgcttctcccactacaaccacagctgcccctacaactaccacacctgctccaacaacaaccacagatgctcccactaca ctgccccttcaACTACAACAGG ctgcacccactTCAACGACAGATGCtcctactacaaccacagcagctcccactacaaccacagctgcccctacaactacaacagctagtCCGATTACAACTGCAGCCCCCtatacaactaccacagctgctcccactacaatcacagctgcccctacaaccaccacagatgcccccactacaaccacagctgctccgactacaaccacagctgcgccaaccaccaccccagctgcccctacaaccaccacagctgctcccactacaaccacagctgcccccacaactacaacagaggctcctacaactacatcaactgcacctacaactacaacagcttctcccactacaaccacagctgcccctacaactaccacagctgctcccattacaaccacagctgcccctacaaccaacacagcttctcccactacaaccacagctgctccaactacaaccaaagctgcccctacaactaccacagctgctccaacaacaacgacagctgctcccactacaatcacagctgcttccactacaaccacagctgccactacaaccaccacagctgctcccactacaaccactgctgcccctacaactaccaaagCTGCTCCCAATACAACCTCAGCTcccccaacaactacaacaaagactcctacaacaaccacagctgcatctacaactacaacagcttctcccactacaaccacggctgcccctacaactaccacagctgctcccactacaaccacagctgcccccacaactacaacaggggctcctacaacaaccacagctgcacctacaactacagcagcttctcccacaacaaccacagctgcccctacaactaccacagct CACTACCAGATTAACCACCACTAG
- the LOC124484398 gene encoding mucin-5AC-like: TTAAPTTITAAPTTTTSAPTTTTAAPTTTTASPTTTTAAPTTTSAAPTTTTEAPTTTTAASTTTTAAPTKTTSAPTTTTASPTTTTDAPTSTTAAPTTTTAAPITTTAAPITTTAPSTTTTAAPTTTTTGAPTTTIYAPTTTNAAPTTTTAAPTTTTAAPTTTTAALTTTTEAPTAPTSSPTTTTAVPTTKTAAPTTTTVTAAPTTTTSAPTTTTVAPTTSTTAPTSKSSAPTTATPAPTTTTEAPATTTAAPTTTTADPTTTTASPIITTVSSTTITAVQTTNSPTISTTTELPSSTTIASSTSITSLTSSAIQTTSDSIMAQITTAATKTTTAPTTTTVPATTTEAPTTTTASPSTTTAAPTTTSANPTTTTEAPTTTAVPTTSAAPITATEAPTTMAAPTTSTSAPTTTKESPTTTTVNPTTTTAAPTTTSEAPTTTTAIRTTNTAEPTTATAAPTTTTESPTTTAAPTTATAATTKEAPTTSTASPTTTTAEPKTAAASPTTTKASPTATTAAQTTTTEAPTTTTATPTTTTSAPTTTTESPTTTTAAPTTTTAAPTSEAPTTPSAAPTTTTEAQRTTTASPTTTSAAPTTTTAEPTTTTASTTTTAAPTTTRKAPTTTTASPTTTTEAPTTTTAAATTTTAVPTTTTVFPTPTTADLTATTRSPLTITAARTTTTAAPPITTAAPTTTTAAPTTTTSAPTTTTARLQQ; this comes from the exons accacagctgctcccactacaatcacagctgcccctacaactaccacatctgctcccactacaaccacagctgcccctacaaccacaacagcttctcccactacaaccacagctgctcccactacaacctcagctgcccccacaactacaacagaggctcctacaacaaccacagctgcatctacaactaccacagctgctcccactaaaACCACAtctgcccctacaaccacaacagcttctcccactacaaccacagatgctcccacttcaaccacagctgctcccactacaaccacagctgcccctataactacaacagctgctcccattaCAACTACAGCTCCctctacaactaccacagctgctcccactacaactacaacaggtgctcccactacaaccatatatgctcccactacaaccaatgctgctcccactacaaccacagctgcccctacaactaccacagctgctcccactacaaccacagctgcccttacaaccaccacagaggctccaacagctccaacatcttctccaactacaaccacagctgtaccTACAACTAAAACAGCTGCTCCTACTACAACCACAG taacagctgctcccactacaaccacatctgcacctacaactaccacagtcGCTCCAACAACATCCACAACTGCACCTACAAGTAAATCAAGTGCTCCCACTACAGCCACAcctgcccctacaaccaccacaGAAGCTCcagcaacaaccacagctgcaccaacaactacaacagctgatcccactacaaccacagcttctcccataATAACTACAGTGTCTTCAACAACAATCACAGCTGTTCAAACTACAAATTCTCCTAccatttcaaccaccacag AACTGCCATCTTCTACCACAATTGCTTCTTCGACAAGCATCACAAGTTTGACATCATCCGCCATTCAAACCACTTCTGACAGCATTATG GCTCAAATAACCACAGCGGCTACCAAAACTActactgcacctacaactacaactgtCCCtgcaactaccacagaggctccaaccacaaccacagcttctcccagtacaaccacagctgctcccactacaacctcagctaacccaacaactacaacagaggctccaacaacaacagccgtTCCTACAACATCAGCTGCACCTATAACcgcaacagaggctccaacaaccatggctgctcccactacatcCACATCTGCTCCTACAACTACCAAAGAGTCTCCAACTACAACAACGGTTaatcccactacaaccacagctgcacctacaactacatcagaggctccaacaacaacaacagccattCGTACTACAAACACAGCTGAACCTACAACTGCTACAGCtgccccaacaactacaacagagagtCCAACgacaacagctgctcctactACAGCCACAGCTGCAACTACCaaagaggctccaacaacatccacagcttctcccactacaaccacagctgaacctaaaactgctgcagcttctcccactacaaccaaagcttctccaactgcaaccacagctgcccaaacaactacaacagaagctccaacaacaacaacggctactcccactacaaccacatctgcaccaacaactaccacagagtctCCAACtacaacaacggctgctcccactacaaccacagctgcacctacatcagaggctccaacaacaccatcagctgcacctacaactaccacagaggctcaaagaacaaccacagcttctcccactacaacctcagctgctcccactacaaccacagctgaacctacaactaccactgCTTCTACCACTACCACAGCCGCCCCAACAACTACCAGaaaggctccaacaacaaccacagcttcacctacaactacaactgaggctccaacaacaaccacagctgcagctacaactacaacagctgttcccactacaaccacagtatTTCCCACTCCTACCACAGCTGACCTTACAGCTACAACAAGGTCTCCATTAACAATCACAGCTGCACGTACAACTACAACTGCTGCTCCACCcataaccacagctgcccctacaacaaccacagctgctccaactacaaccacttctgctcccactacaaccacggct aggctccaacaatag
- the LOC124484399 gene encoding mucin-5AC-like — translation TTTEAPTTTTAAPTTTTAPTTTTAAATTTTETPTAPTSSPTTNTAAPTTTTAVPTTTTASPTTTTASPTTTTASPTTTTAAPTTTSAAPTTTTEAPTTTTAASTTTTASPTTTTAAPTTTTAAPTTTIAAPTTTTASPTTTTAAPTTTTAAPTTTTEAPTTTTAAPATTTASPTTTPAAPTTTTAAPTTTIAAPTTITGALTTTTGFPTTTNAAPTTTTYSLTTTTAAPTTTTAAPTTTTEAPTTTTAAPTTTTAPTTTTAAATTTTETPTAPTSSPTTNTAAPTTTTAVPTTTTASPTTTTASPTTTTTAAPSTTTGASTTTTAAPTTNTAIPITTTAAPTTTKAAPSTTTGASTTTTDAPATTTTAPTSTTDAPTTTTAAPTTTTAAPTSTTASPITTAAPHTTTTAAPTTITAAPTTTTAAHTTSTAAPTTTTASPTTTTDAPTTTTAAPTTTTAAPTTTPAAPTTTTAAPTTTTAAPTTTTEAPTTTSTAPTTTTASPTTTTAAPTTTTASPTTTTAAPTTTSAAPTTTTEAPTTTTAASTTTTASPTITTAAPTTTTAAPTTTIAAPTTTTASPTTTTAAPTTTTAAP, via the exons actaccacagaggctccaacaacaaccacagctgcacctacaactacaactgctcccactacaaccacagctgccgctACAACCACCACGGAGACTCCAACAGCTCCAAcatcttctcccactacaaacacagctgctcccactacaaccacagctgttcccactacaaccacagcttctcccactacaaccactgcttctcccactacaaccactgcttctcccactacaaccacagctgctcccactacaacctcagctgcccccacaactacaacagaggctcctacaacaaccacagctgcatctacaactacaacagcttctcccactacaaccacggctgcccctacaactaccacagctgctcccactacaaccatagccgcccctacaaccacaacagcttctcccactacaaccacagctgctcccactacaaccacagctgcccccacaactacaacagaggctcctacaacaaccacagctgcacctgcaactacaacagcttctcccactacaaccccagctgcccctacaactaccacagctgctccaacaacaaccatagctgctcccactacaatcacaggtgctctcactacaaccacaggttttcccactactaccaatgctgctcccactacaaccacatattctctcactacaaccacagctgctcccactacaaccacagctgccccaacaactaccacagaggctccaacaacaaccacagctgcacctacaactacaactgctcccactacaaccacagctgccgctACAACCACCACGGAGACTCCAACAGCTCCAAcatcttctcccactacaaacacagctgctcccactacaaccacagctgttcccactacaaccacagcttctcccactacaaccactgcttctcccactaca acaaccacagctgccccttcaACTACAACAggggcttcaacaacaaccacagctgctcccactacaaacacagctatacctataactacaacagctgctcccactacaaccaaagcTGCCCCTTCAACTACAACAggggcttcaacaacaaccacagatgctcccgcTACAACCACAACTGCACCCACTTCAACGACAGATGCtcctactacaaccacagcagctcccactacaaccacagctgcccctacaagtACAACAGCTAGTCCGATTACAACTGCAGCCCCCCATACaacgaccacagctgctcccactacaatcacagctgcccctacaactaccacagctgctcacactacaagcacagctgcccctacaaccaccacagcttctcccactacaacaacagatgctcccactacaaccacagctgctccgactacaaccacagctgcgccaaccaccaccccagctgcccctacaaccacaacagctgctcccactacaaccacagctgcccccacaactacaacagaggctcctacaactacatcaactgcacctacaactacaacagcttctcccactacaaccacagctgcccctacaactaccacagcttctcccactacaaccacagctgctcccactacaacctcagctgcccccacaactacaacagaggctcctacaacaaccacagctgcatctacaactacaacagcttctcccactataACCacggctgcccctacaactaccacagctgctcccactacaaccatagccgcccctacaaccacaacagcttctcccactacaaccacagctgctcccactacaaccacagctgccccc
- the LOC124484395 gene encoding mucin-2-like: MACGWQSGRPKAIKQGRGSNNNSRSYNISCTYNRNRGSNNHGCSHYIHICSYNYQRVSNYNNATAVPTTTKEGPTTTTAAPTTTTAVQTTTTEGPTITTAAPTTTTSAPTTTTAAPTTTTAVPTTTTEASTTTTAKPTTTTAVPTSTTAFPTTTTATPTTKTEAPKTTTASLTTTTAAPTTTKVSPTATTAAQTTTTEAPTTTTATPTTTTSAPTTTTESPTTTTAVPTTTTAAPTSEAPTTTSAAPTTTTEAQRTTTASPTTTTDAPTTTTAASTTTTDVPTTTTAAPTTTTAAPTSTTDAPTITTASPTTTTASITTTTEAPTTSTAVPTTTIAAPTTTTDAPTTTTAASTTTTAAPTTTTAASTTTTAAPTSMTDAPTATTASPTTTTAAPTTTSAAPTTTTEAPTTTTAASITTTASPTTTTAAPTTTTAAPTTTTAAPTTTTASPTTTTAAPTTTTAAPTTLPLQLQQAAPTSTTDAPTTTTAAPTTTTAAPTTTTASPITTAAPYTTTTAAPTTITAAPTTTTDAPTTTTAAPTTTTAAPTTTPAAPTTTTAAPTTTTAAPTTTTEAPTTTSTAPTTTTASPTTTTAAPTTTTAAPITTTAAPTTNTASPTTTTAAPTTTKAAPTTTTAAPTTTTAAPTTITAASTTTTAATTTTTAAPTTTTAAPTTTKAAPNTTSAPPTTTTKTPTTTTAASTTTTASPTTTTAAPTTTTAAPTTTTAAPTTTTGAPTTTTAAPTTTAASPTTTTAAPTTTTATTTAAPTSTTDAPTTTTAAPTTTTAAPTTTTASPITTAAPHTTTTAAPTTITAAPTTTTAAPTTSTAAPTTTTASPTITTAAPTTTSAAHTTTTAAPTTTTAAPTTTTAAPTTITAAPTTTTSAPTTTTAAPTTTTASPTTTTAAPTTTSAAPTTTTEAPTTTTAASTTTTDAPTTTTAAPTTTTAAPITTTAAPITTTAPPTTTTAAPTTTTTTTAATTTTTAAPTTTTAAPTTTKAAPNTTSAPPTTTTKTPTTTTAASTTTTASPTTTTAAPTTTTAAPTTTTAAPTTTTGAPTTTTAAPTTTAASPTTTTAAPTTTTAAPTTTTDAPTTTTAAPTTTTAAPTSTTDAPTTTTAAPTTTTAAPTTTTASPITTAAPHTTTTAAPTTITAAPTTTTAAPTTSTAAPTTTTASPTITTAAPTTTSAVHTTTTAAPTTTTAAPTTTTAAPTTITAAPTTTTSAPTTTTAAPTTTTASPTTTTAAPTTTSAAPTTTTEAPTTTTAASTTTTDAPTTTTAAPTTTTLTLQLQQATTEASTTTTAKPTTTTAVPTTTTAFPTTTTATPTTKTEAPKTTTASPTTTTAAPTTTKASPTATTAAQTTTTEAPTTTTATPTTTTSAPTTTTESPTTTTAVPTTTTAAPTSEAPTTTSAAPTTTTEAQRTTTASPTTTTAAPTTTTAEPTTTTASTTTTAAPTTTTKAPTTTTASPTTTTEAPTTTTAAATTTTAVPTTTTVFPTTTTADLTATTRSPLTITAAHTTTTAAPPITTAAPTTTTAAPTTTTTAPTTTTAATAVPTTTKEGPTTTTAAPTTTTAVQTTTTEGPTITTAAPTTTTSAPTTTTAAPTTTTAVPTTTTEASTTTTAKPTTTTAVPTTTTAFPTTTTATPTTKTEAPKTTTASLTTTTAAPTTTKVSPTATTAAQTTTTEAPTTTTATPTTTTSAPSTTTESPTTTTAVPTTTTAAPTSEAPTTTSAAPTTTTISHYYHS; encoded by the exons ATGGCTTGTGGGTGGCAATCTGGGAGACCTAAAGCCATCAAACAAGGAAG aggctccaacaacaacagccgtTCCTACAACATCAGCTGCACCTATAACcgcaacagaggctccaacaaccatggctgctcccactacatcCACATCTGCTCCTACAACTACCAAAGAGTCTCCAACTACAACAACG ccacagctgtcccaacaactaccaaagagggtccaacaacaaccacagctgctcccactacaaccacagctgtccaaaCAACGACCACAGAGGGTCCAacaataaccacagctgctcccactacaaccacatctgcacctacaactacaaccgctgctcccactacaaccacagctgtcccaacaactaccacagaggcttcaacaacaaccacagctaaaccaacaacaaccacagctgttcccactTCAACCACAGCTTTTCCCACTACTACCACAGCCACCCCAACGACTAAAACAGAGGCTCCAAAAACGACCACAGCTTcacttacaactacaacagcggctccaacaacaaccaaagtttctccaactgcaaccacagctgcccaaacaactacaacagaagctccaacaacaacaacggctactcccactacaaccacatctgcacctacaactaccacagagtctCCAACTACAACAAcggctgttcccactacaaccacagctgcacctacatcagaggctccaacaacaacatcagctgcacctacaactaccacagaggctcaaagaacaaccacagcttctcccactacaaccacagatgctcccactacaaccacagctgcttccactacaaccacagatgttcccactacaaccacagctgctcccactacaaccacagctgcacccacttcaacgacagatgctcccactataaccacagcttctcccactacaaccacagcttccataacaactaccacagaggctccaacaacatccacagctgttcccacaacaaccatagctgctcccactacaaccacagatgctcccactacaaccacagctgcttccactacaaccacagctgctcccactacaaccacggctgcttccactacaaccacagctgcacccacttcaatgacagatgctcccactgcaaccacagcttctcccactacaaccacagctgctcccactacaacctcagctgcccccacaactacaacagaggctcctacaacaaccacagctgcatctaTAACTAcgacagcttctcccactacaaccacggctgcccctacaactaccacagctgctcccactacaaccacagccgcccctacaaccacaacagcttctcccactacaaccacagctgctcccactacaaccacagctgcccccacaact ctgccccttcaACTACAACAGG ctgcacccactTCAACGACAGATGCtcctactacaaccacagcagctcccactacaaccacagctgcccctacaactacaacagctagtCCGATTACAACTGCAGCCCCCtatacaactaccacagctgctcccactacaatcacagctgcccctacaaccaccacagatgcccccactacaaccacagctgctccgactacaaccacagctgcgccaaccaccaccccagctgcccctacaaccaccacagctgctcccactacaaccacagctgcccccacaactacaacagaggctcctacaactacatcaactgcacctacaactacaacagcttctcccactacaaccacagctgcccctacaactaccacagctgctcccattacaaccacagctgcccctacaaccaacacagcttctcccactacaaccacagctgctccaactacaaccaaagctgcccctacaactaccacagctgctccaacaacaacgacagctgctcccactacaatcacagctgcttccactacaaccacagctgccactacaaccaccacagctgctcccactacaaccactgctgcccctacaactaccaaagCTGCTCCCAATACAACCTCAGCTcccccaacaactacaacaaagactcctacaacaaccacagctgcatctacaactacaacagcttctcccactacaaccacggctgcccctacaactaccacagctgctcccactacaaccacagctgcccccacaactacaacaggggctcctacaacaaccacagctgcacctacaactacagcagcttctcccacaacaaccacagctgcccctacaactaccacagct acaaccacagctgcacccactTCAACGACAGATGCtcctactacaaccacagcagctcccactacaaccacagctgcccctacaactacaacagctagtCCGATTACAACTGCAGCCCCccatacaactaccacagctgctcccactacaatcacagctgcccctacaactaccacagctgctcccactacaagcacagctgcccctacaaccaccacagcttctcccactataaccacagctgctcccactacaacctcagctgcccatacaactacaacagccgctcccactacaaccacagctgcccccacaactaccacagctgctcccactacaatcacagctgcccctacaactaccacatctgctcccactacaaccacagctgcccctacaaccacaacagcttctcccactacaaccacagctgctcccactacaacctcagctgcccccacaactacaacagaggcgcctacaacaaccacagctgcatctacaactaccacagatgctcccactacaaccacagctgctcccactacaaccacagccgcccctataactacaacagctgctcccattaCAACTACAGctccccctacaactaccacagctgctcccactacaact actacaaccacagctgccactacaaccaccacagctgctcccactacaaccactgctgcccctacaactaccaaagCTGCTCCCAATACAACCTCAGCTcccccaacaactacaacaaagactcctacaacaaccacagctgcatctacaactacaacagcttctcccactacaaccacggctgcccctacaactaccacagctgctcccactacaaccacagctgcccccacaactacaacaggggctcctacaacaaccacagctgcacctacaactacagcagcttctcccacaacaaccacagctgcccctacaactaccacagctgctccaacaacaaccacagatgctcccactacaaccacagctgctcccactacaaccacagctgcacccactTCAACGACAGATGCtcctactacaaccacagcagctcccactacaaccacagctgcccctacaactacaacagctagtCCGATTACAACTGCAGCCCCccatacaactaccacagctgctcccactacaatcacagctgcccctacaactaccacagctgctcccactacaagcacagctgcccctacaaccaccacagcttctcccactataaccacagctgctcccactacaacctcagctgtccatacaactacaacagccgctcccactacaaccacagctgcccccacaactaccacagctgctcccactacaatcacagctgcccctacaactaccacatctgctcccactacaaccacagctgcccctacaaccacaacagcttctcccactacaaccacagctgctcccactacaacctcagctgcccccacaactacaacagaggcgcctacaacaaccacagctgcatctacaactaccacagatgctcccactacaaccacagctgctcccactacaaccaca CTGACCTTACAGCTACAACAAG ctaccacagaggcttcaacaacaaccacagctaaaccaacaacaaccacagctgttcccactacaaccacagcttttcCCACTACTACCACAGCCACCCCAACGACTAAAACAGAGGCTCCAAAAACGACCACAGcttcacctacaactacaacagcggctccaacaacaaccaaagcttctccaactgcaaccacagctgcccaaacaactacaacagaagctccaacaacaacaacggctactcccactacaaccacatctgcacctacaactaccacagagtctCCAACTACAACAAcggctgttcccactacaaccacagctgcacctacatcagaggctccaacaacaacatcagctgcacctacaactaccacagaggctcaaagaacaaccacagcttctcccactacaaccacagctgctcccactacaaccacagctgaacctacaactaccactgCTTCTACCACTACCACAGCcgccccaacaactaccacaaaggctccaacaacaaccacagcttcacctacaactacaacagaggctccaacaacaaccacagctgcagctacaactacaacagctgttcccactacaaccacagtatTTCCCACTACTACCACAGCTGACCTTACAGCTACAACAAGGTCTCCATTAACAATCACAGCTGCACATACAACTACAACTGCTGCTCCACCtataaccacagctgcccctacaacaaccacagctgctccaactacaaccacaactgctcccactacaaccacggctgct acagctgtcccaacaactaccaaagagggtccaacaacaaccacagctgctcccactacaaccacagctgtccaaaCAACGACCACAGAGGGTCCAacaataaccacagctgctcccactacaaccacatctgcacctacaactacaaccgctgctcccactacaaccacagctgtcccaacaactaccacagaggcttcaacaacaaccacagctaaaccaacaacaaccacagctgttcccactacaaccaccgcTTTTCCCACTACTACCACAGCCACCCCAACGACTAAAACAGAGGCTCCAAAAACGACCACAGCTTcacttacaactacaacagcggctccaacaacaaccaaagtttctccaactgcaaccacagctgcccaaacaactacaacagaagctccaacaacaacaacggctactcccactacaaccacatctgcACCTTCAACTACCACAGAGTCTCCAACTACAACAAcggctgttcccactacaaccacagctgcacctacatcagaggctccaacaacaacatcagctgcacctacaactaccac tatTTCCCACTACTACCACAGCTGA